AGTGCCTGCTCCCCGCCGCTCATTCCAGACTAATGCAATCCATCCACTCGGTTTGAGAATTCGTTGCCATTCCGTTTTGGTTTTCTCAAGATCGAACCAGTGAAACGCTTGTCCAGCAAGAATCATGTCGACTGAGTTCGTCGGTAATGTCGTCGCTTCGGCAGTTCCTTTCACTGGAACATACAACTGACGATACTCTGCCAGGTATGCAACACTCGCGTTTCTCATCGCATCGTTCGGTTCCACCCCGATTACTTTATTGCGATTCGCAAGCAATAACTCAGCCGAAAACCCTGTGCCAACACCGATGTCAGCGATAACCCATTGTGCGGTGAGATTGATTTCGATTTGTAGTCGCGGTATCATTTCCGACGGGTAATGAGGTCGATACTTCAAGTAATTATCAACTCGCGAACTAAACCGCTCGGTGGGTGGCAAATTGTACATCGTAAGTACTTCCTTATCGTCTCGTGTTTACTAAGTTGTGGTACGTTCAAGTCAATCACCAAATGTAGTTACATGCAAAGTATATCCGATAATTCGTGATTACTCTTACACTAAACATTCCGGGCAAATCACTCGTATATTCTGGTAATAAGTACCAGTGATGTACCACCTGTTGGTATCACTGAAACAAACCATTTACTGAAAGGAGAATTCTTTACATGTCCGATAACTGCTGCTGCTCCGATGAAATGTACGAAGTACTGACCGTTGGAAGTGACGTTCCCGATTTCAAAGTCGATACGT
The nucleotide sequence above comes from bacterium. Encoded proteins:
- a CDS encoding class I SAM-dependent methyltransferase → MYNLPPTERFSSRVDNYLKYRPHYPSEMIPRLQIEINLTAQWVIADIGVGTGFSAELLLANRNKVIGVEPNDAMRNASVAYLAEYRQLYVPVKGTAEATTLPTNSVDMILAGQAFHWFDLEKTKTEWQRILKPSGWIALVWNERRGAGTPFLEAYERLLHNFAPEYQNVDHRHIDEGTLREFFQLSESQPSNNKAAPYRYFQLPYRQTLNWDGLVGRILSSSYVPLPGDPLLEPLLKQLAIDFSDHSDNGEIELQYDTKVYLGRFKVTNE